The following are encoded together in the Roseivirga misakiensis genome:
- a CDS encoding DNA-3-methyladenine glycosylase I, with protein MKKRCAWCENSFDAYITYHDTEWGVPVHDDRVHFEFLILEGAQAGLSWSTILKKRDGYRKAFADFDPEIVAEYPQSMVEELLLDPSIIRNRLKVQGTVINAQKFLEVQKEFGSFDQYIWSFVGHKPIVNRWKTMEEVPAKTPESDAMSKDLKRRGFKFVGSTIMYAYMQACGLVNDHVVDCFRYATV; from the coding sequence ATGAAAAAAAGGTGTGCTTGGTGCGAAAATAGTTTTGATGCTTATATAACCTATCATGATACAGAATGGGGTGTGCCTGTCCATGACGACCGCGTGCACTTTGAGTTTTTAATTTTAGAAGGGGCACAAGCTGGTTTAAGCTGGTCTACCATTTTAAAAAAGCGGGATGGATACCGAAAGGCCTTCGCAGATTTCGACCCAGAGATTGTCGCTGAGTACCCACAGAGCATGGTTGAAGAACTTTTACTTGACCCTTCAATAATCAGAAATAGGCTTAAAGTGCAAGGGACCGTTATTAACGCTCAAAAGTTTCTAGAAGTGCAAAAGGAGTTTGGCTCATTTGATCAATACATTTGGTCATTCGTCGGCCATAAGCCTATAGTTAACCGCTGGAAAACTATGGAGGAGGTGCCAGCGAAAACCCCAGAATCCGATGCAATGAGTAAAGACCTAAAAAGGAGAGGGTTTAAGTTTGTAGGGAGTACTATTATGTATGCTTACATGCAGGCTTGCGGTTTGGTCAACGACCATGTTGTAGACTGCTTTCGATATGCTACTGTTTAA
- the prfA gene encoding peptide chain release factor 1, giving the protein MIEKLIAIKDRFEEVGQLIIQPDAMSDMKVYSKLSKEYKDLEKIVNIYNEYQSVIDNIANSKEILKTEKDEEFREMAKLELEELNPRQEELEEELKILLIPKDPDDEKNVIVEIRAGAGGDEAGIFVGDMFRLYERFIDAKGWTKELITTNEASSGGFKEIVFSVEGEDVYGSLKFESGVHRVQRVPVTESQGRVHTSAVSVAVLPEVDEVDFDLNMKDVRKDTYRSSGAGGQHVNKTESAVRLTHIPTNTVVECQDGRSQHKNYAKALQVLRSRLYEQELKKQQDEIAGERKSLVGSGDRSDKIRTYNYPQGRVTDHRIGYSVHNLPTVMDGQIDDFIENLRIAENADKMKGE; this is encoded by the coding sequence ATGATTGAAAAACTCATTGCCATAAAAGATAGATTTGAAGAAGTGGGTCAGTTGATTATCCAACCAGATGCCATGTCTGATATGAAAGTTTACTCCAAGCTAAGTAAGGAGTATAAGGATTTGGAGAAGATCGTCAATATCTACAATGAGTATCAAAGTGTAATAGACAATATTGCGAACTCCAAAGAGATCTTAAAAACCGAAAAAGATGAAGAGTTTCGCGAGATGGCGAAGCTGGAATTGGAAGAGCTTAACCCAAGACAAGAAGAACTTGAGGAAGAGCTCAAGATATTACTGATTCCGAAAGATCCTGACGATGAAAAAAATGTAATCGTTGAAATTCGCGCAGGAGCCGGGGGCGACGAGGCTGGAATTTTTGTAGGTGACATGTTTAGACTATACGAGCGCTTTATCGACGCTAAAGGCTGGACTAAGGAATTGATTACGACTAATGAAGCTTCTTCCGGAGGTTTTAAGGAAATCGTTTTTAGTGTGGAAGGTGAAGATGTTTACGGTTCCCTGAAGTTTGAATCCGGTGTTCACCGAGTGCAAAGGGTTCCAGTCACAGAGTCTCAAGGTCGCGTGCATACCAGTGCTGTTTCTGTTGCGGTACTGCCTGAGGTTGACGAAGTTGATTTTGATTTGAACATGAAAGATGTTCGTAAAGATACCTACCGAAGTTCTGGTGCTGGTGGTCAGCACGTAAACAAAACAGAATCTGCTGTACGTTTGACGCATATTCCAACCAACACGGTTGTGGAGTGTCAAGATGGAAGGTCACAGCATAAAAATTACGCCAAAGCACTCCAGGTACTGCGATCTAGACTCTATGAACAAGAGCTTAAGAAACAGCAAGACGAAATAGCAGGAGAACGAAAGTCACTTGTAGGAAGTGGCGATCGATCGGATAAGATTAGAACTTATAACTATCCGCAAGGAAGGGTAACAGATCACCGAATTGGCTATTCTGTTCACAATTTACCGACAGTAATGGACGGACAGATCGATGACTTCATAGAGAATCTAAGAATCGCTGAAAATGCCGATAAAATGAAGGGCGAATAG
- a CDS encoding secondary thiamine-phosphate synthase enzyme YjbQ produces MKFFQAETRLSPRSRGFHLITHEITTAIPALKEINTGLLHVHIKHTSASLTINENADPTVREDFESHFNLLVPEDGTHYQHTFEGPDDMTSHIKASILGSSVTVPITNGRLNLGTWQGIYLCEHRNHGGSRSIVLTAQGI; encoded by the coding sequence ATGAAATTTTTTCAGGCTGAGACCCGTCTTTCTCCTAGGTCAAGGGGCTTTCATTTAATAACGCATGAAATTACAACTGCTATTCCAGCATTGAAAGAGATAAATACTGGGCTGCTTCATGTTCATATAAAGCATACATCTGCAAGCCTAACGATTAATGAAAATGCTGACCCAACAGTGAGAGAGGATTTTGAATCTCATTTCAACCTATTGGTTCCTGAAGATGGTACCCACTATCAGCACACATTTGAAGGGCCAGATGATATGACATCTCACATAAAGGCTTCGATACTTGGTTCATCTGTTACTGTACCGATCACAAATGGAAGGCTCAATTTGGGAACCTGGCAGGGGATTTATCTATGTGAACACAGAAACCATGGCGGTAGCCGCTCTATAGTGCTGACCGCACAGGGTATTTGA
- a CDS encoding helix-turn-helix transcriptional regulator, whose amino-acid sequence MKSILKEERKKKKITQEQLATLVGVSRQSINAIERGKYTPSTVLALKISEIFNTSVNRLFELEAEDYNS is encoded by the coding sequence ATGAAAAGTATACTCAAGGAAGAACGCAAAAAGAAAAAAATTACGCAAGAACAGCTAGCAACACTAGTCGGTGTGTCTCGTCAAAGTATCAATGCTATTGAAAGAGGGAAATATACTCCTTCAACGGTCCTTGCGCTCAAAATTTCAGAAATCTTTAATACCTCGGTGAATCGCCTTTTCGAGCTTGAGGCTGAAGACTATAATTCCTAA
- a CDS encoding pyridoxal phosphate-dependent decarboxylase family protein: MNTSDFRKHAHELVDWMADYFENVEDYPVLPDIKPGQILNQIPNNAPDKADPFEAIFKDFKDVIMPGITHWESPNFMAYFPANKSKASVLAEMLMSTLGSQCMIWLTSPAAAELEEQVMIWLREMLGLSSNYTGVIQDTASTATLCALLTAREKATAFAINEDGFGEQKFTVYASSEIHSSIEKAVKIAGFGASQFRQVPVDENFAMRAEVLAETIQKDIAAGFLPICVVSAIGTTSTTAVDPIAKISEICKRHNIWHHVDAAYAGTALVLPELRWMSEGVDEADSFVFNPHKWMFTNFDCTAYFVKDPVALVNTFTITPDYLKTSVDEEVKNYRDWGIPLGRRFRALKLWFVIREMGVEGIQKKIRAHIALGKWLAQEVIEHPDFELMAPVPLNTVCFRFVGAPPDQLDQINKAIMNEINKSGKLFFTQTKLLDQFTLRLAFGNTNLEAYHVENAWNQIQEVSKTYKQEA; the protein is encoded by the coding sequence ATGAACACGTCAGATTTTAGAAAGCACGCACATGAGTTAGTCGATTGGATGGCCGACTATTTTGAAAATGTGGAGGACTACCCTGTACTTCCAGATATTAAACCCGGCCAAATTCTCAATCAGATTCCCAATAATGCACCGGATAAAGCTGATCCCTTCGAGGCCATCTTCAAAGATTTCAAGGATGTGATCATGCCTGGTATAACCCACTGGGAAAGTCCAAACTTCATGGCCTATTTCCCTGCAAACAAGAGTAAAGCCTCTGTTTTGGCCGAAATGCTAATGAGTACCTTAGGCTCTCAATGCATGATTTGGCTTACATCTCCTGCTGCAGCGGAGTTGGAAGAGCAAGTAATGATTTGGTTAAGAGAAATGCTTGGGCTTTCGAGTAATTACACTGGTGTTATTCAAGATACTGCCTCCACAGCTACATTATGTGCCCTCCTTACTGCTAGAGAAAAGGCCACAGCGTTCGCCATTAATGAAGATGGTTTTGGTGAACAAAAATTCACTGTTTACGCCTCCTCTGAAATTCATTCATCAATTGAAAAAGCAGTTAAAATCGCTGGTTTCGGAGCATCGCAGTTCAGGCAGGTTCCTGTAGACGAGAATTTTGCCATGCGTGCGGAAGTTTTGGCCGAAACAATTCAAAAGGATATCGCAGCAGGCTTTTTACCTATCTGTGTTGTCTCAGCTATTGGGACAACAAGTACCACAGCGGTTGATCCTATCGCTAAAATCAGCGAAATCTGCAAGCGCCACAACATTTGGCATCATGTAGATGCTGCCTACGCCGGTACAGCATTGGTATTGCCCGAATTGCGTTGGATGTCTGAAGGTGTGGACGAAGCCGATTCTTTTGTCTTTAATCCCCACAAGTGGATGTTTACCAATTTTGACTGCACTGCTTATTTTGTCAAAGACCCTGTCGCACTCGTTAACACATTTACTATTACACCCGATTACCTTAAAACTTCAGTTGATGAAGAGGTGAAAAATTACAGAGATTGGGGAATACCACTAGGCAGAAGATTTAGGGCTTTAAAGCTTTGGTTTGTGATAAGAGAAATGGGCGTTGAGGGAATTCAAAAGAAGATCAGAGCGCATATAGCCCTCGGTAAATGGCTAGCGCAAGAAGTTATTGAGCATCCAGATTTCGAATTAATGGCACCAGTTCCTTTAAATACAGTATGCTTTCGGTTCGTAGGAGCCCCCCCAGATCAACTCGACCAGATCAACAAAGCGATTATGAATGAAATCAATAAATCTGGAAAGCTGTTTTTCACCCAAACCAAACTTCTAGATCAATTTACACTCCGACTAGCTTTTGGTAACACCAACCTAGAGGCTTACCATGTTGAAAATGCATGGAACCAAATCCAGGAAGTGAGTAAAACGTACAAACAAGAAGCTTAA
- a CDS encoding LytR/AlgR family response regulator transcription factor, with the protein MISAIAIDDEPIALSIVEKHAAKIPYLKLEAVFTNALEGLNYLNANQVDLIFLDINMPDISGLEFVKSLTNKPHIIFTTAYSEYAVESYELEAADYLLKPFEFGRFLKAVNKLAEQTEKSSQNYLFLKSGYEFIRIEKSDLRYIKGDGNYVGFHTSERKVLCRMKMDEAESLVSSDDFIKVHRSYVVNKSMILKVEKHQLHLEEGTIPISQTYYDNLVTNL; encoded by the coding sequence ATGATCAGCGCCATTGCCATAGACGACGAACCGATAGCACTTTCAATTGTCGAAAAACATGCAGCTAAAATTCCATATTTAAAGTTAGAAGCAGTTTTTACAAATGCTTTGGAAGGGCTCAATTACCTAAATGCAAACCAAGTCGACCTCATTTTTCTTGATATAAATATGCCCGACATTTCAGGCTTAGAATTTGTAAAAAGCCTAACGAATAAGCCACACATTATATTCACCACAGCCTATTCAGAATACGCTGTAGAAAGTTATGAACTGGAGGCGGCGGATTACTTACTCAAGCCATTCGAGTTTGGAAGGTTCTTAAAGGCAGTCAACAAATTGGCAGAGCAAACAGAAAAATCAAGCCAAAACTACCTATTCCTAAAAAGTGGTTATGAATTTATCCGAATAGAAAAGTCGGATTTAAGATATATAAAAGGTGATGGTAATTATGTTGGTTTTCATACGTCTGAAAGAAAGGTTCTTTGCCGCATGAAAATGGATGAAGCTGAGTCACTTGTTTCAAGCGATGACTTCATCAAAGTACACCGCTCTTATGTTGTGAACAAATCGATGATCCTCAAAGTAGAAAAACACCAATTACACCTTGAAGAAGGCACAATACCAATCAGCCAGACATATTATGATAACTTAGTAACCAATCTATAA
- a CDS encoding histidine kinase: MKKITITFWAFLVALVLFFVQKYFSLTGHNGELWVMNATEFFGTEEIARAKLKYFVWHKLINYSAYILIVPISYVFLFKRLDKHQKWWLAFPIAILVSVLLGIALGYLDQAINSTYFISPRNGKISASSISLFEHLIIRNSIGFLNAFGISVLIFKIQKLETTWKNDTQRLNNSFWFISFLIYFTIIIGLFTYIFIGLGQVIMLIPQSLVAASFMTLSSAIFFSAFLNKGRISSTGIGNKFSQFLFPSLGLLGIVMLFIDDSLTFGDRWLNPDWIIALGITFFLTVIVAVVSVITFRLNLANARNSIRLQKNLKESESQLSFLKSQINPHFLFNSLNTVYGLALEEESPKSAEGVQKLSDMMRFMLQENTTDKIPLDREIKYIHDYIDFQLLRIDNKENIDLSIDIADGCNGQIAPMLLIPMIENAFKHGISMNASSWAKIKLTCDGNDVTLNVKNSMHPKTNRKEEESGIGLENVRKRLAILYPEKHLFQLFENEEQFEANIKVTLS, from the coding sequence ATGAAAAAGATAACAATTACATTCTGGGCCTTTCTCGTAGCATTGGTTCTATTCTTTGTTCAAAAATATTTTAGTCTTACTGGACATAACGGTGAATTGTGGGTAATGAATGCAACCGAATTTTTCGGTACCGAGGAAATTGCCAGAGCTAAACTTAAATACTTTGTTTGGCATAAGTTAATTAATTACTCTGCCTATATTCTAATAGTCCCTATCAGTTACGTATTCCTGTTCAAGAGACTAGACAAGCACCAGAAGTGGTGGCTAGCTTTTCCAATAGCAATTCTAGTAAGTGTATTGCTAGGGATAGCTCTAGGATACCTCGATCAGGCAATCAATAGTACCTATTTTATAAGCCCAAGGAATGGTAAAATTTCTGCATCATCGATTTCTCTTTTCGAACACTTAATCATCAGAAATAGTATTGGATTTTTAAATGCTTTCGGGATAAGTGTATTGATTTTTAAAATACAAAAGCTCGAAACCACTTGGAAAAACGATACTCAAAGGCTCAATAACTCATTTTGGTTCATCTCTTTTTTAATCTACTTCACCATAATAATAGGTCTCTTTACCTATATCTTTATTGGCTTAGGCCAGGTGATTATGCTAATACCTCAGTCTTTGGTTGCAGCATCATTTATGACACTTTCATCAGCAATTTTCTTCTCTGCATTCCTAAATAAAGGCCGTATTTCTTCTACAGGCATTGGAAACAAATTTTCACAGTTTCTATTTCCTTCTTTGGGACTTTTGGGAATAGTGATGTTGTTCATTGATGATAGTTTAACCTTTGGCGATAGGTGGCTTAACCCAGATTGGATAATTGCTCTTGGTATTACATTCTTTTTAACTGTAATTGTCGCTGTTGTTTCTGTAATTACTTTTAGGTTAAACTTAGCAAACGCTCGTAATAGCATTCGCCTTCAGAAAAACCTGAAAGAAAGTGAATCACAATTATCGTTTCTTAAGTCCCAAATTAACCCGCATTTTCTCTTCAACTCGTTAAATACTGTTTATGGTTTGGCTTTGGAAGAAGAGAGCCCCAAATCAGCTGAAGGAGTCCAGAAACTTAGCGACATGATGCGCTTTATGCTTCAGGAAAATACTACGGATAAAATTCCGCTAGATCGAGAAATCAAATACATTCATGACTACATTGATTTTCAACTTTTAAGAATTGATAACAAAGAAAATATAGACCTAAGCATTGATATAGCGGATGGTTGTAACGGGCAAATCGCCCCTATGCTACTGATTCCAATGATAGAAAATGCCTTCAAACATGGGATTAGTATGAACGCTTCTTCTTGGGCAAAAATAAAATTAACGTGTGATGGAAATGACGTTACCCTCAACGTGAAGAATAGTATGCACCCAAAAACTAATCGTAAAGAAGAGGAAAGTGGTATAGGTTTAGAGAACGTCAGAAAACGATTGGCCATTCTTTATCCCGAAAAGCATCTTTTTCAACTTTTCGAAAATGAGGAGCAATTTGAGGCTAATATTAAAGTGACACTATCATGA